In Candidatus Melainabacteria bacterium, the genomic stretch ATTGTTATCTACAAAGATAAGGTATTTCCACAAGAGCTTACTTCTGAAACAAATATAACTATAAGAGCTAGTGAATACCCTGCAATAACTAAAGAAAAAGTTGAATCTCAAGTTAAAGAAATCAAGAAATTAGAAGAACAAACAAAAGAAGCAATAACAATAGATGAATTAACTACTGAAATAAAAGAATTTAGAAAAAAGATTGAAGAAAGAAATGACTAAAACAATAACCTTACTTAGTGGTGATGGAATAGGACCAGAAGTATCTATAGAAGCTGAAAAGTTACTTAAAGTCATAGAAGAAAAGTTTAATTACAAATTTAATATTAAAAAAAAAGATTTTGGTGGAATTGCAATTGATAATTCTGGAGTACCACTTTCAGAAGACACACTTAATACCTGTAAAAAATCAGATGTAGTTTTATTAGCTGCAATTGGCGGGCCAAAATACGATAACTTACCGAGAGAAAAACGCCCAGAAAGCGGTTTACTAGGTTTAAGAGCAGGACTTTCTGCTTTTGCAAATCTTAGACCAGTAATGATTTTTGATCCACTTCTTGACACTTCTACTCTTAAAAAAGAAGTTTTAACTGGCACTGACTTAATCGTAGTTAGAGAACTTACTGGTGGGCTTTATTTTGGAAAACCAAAAGGAATTGAAGTTAGAAATAATGAGAGAACTGGTTTTAACACAATGATTTACTCTGAATCAGAAATAAAAAGAATAGCAAAAGTTGCATTTGAAATTGCAAGAAAAAGAAAAAAGAAAGTTACATCTATTGATAAAGCAAATGTACTAGATGTCTCACAACTTTGGAGAGATGTTGTAATTGAAGTTTCAAAAAATTATAAAGATATTACTTTAGAACACTTATATATTGATAATGCTGCCATGCAAATTATTAAAAATCCAAAACAATTTGATGTAATTCTTGCTGAGAATTTATTTGGTGATATTTTATCTGATGAAGCAGCTATGTTAACTGGAAGTATTGGAATGTTACCAAGTGCATCAATGGGAGATGGAACTTATGCTTCAATATATGAACCTGTTCATGGAAGTGCACCTGATATTGCAGGTAAAGATTTAGCAAATCCACTTGCAATGATGCTTTCAGTAGCTATGATGTTTAAATATAGTTTTAATGATGAGCAAGTTTATAGTGCAATTAATGAATCAGTAAAAAACACTTTAAAAAAAGGTTACAGAACAAAAGATATTTTTCAAAATGGTTGTAAGTTAGTTGGAACTAAAGAGATGGGAGATTTAATTTGTAATGGATTGTAGAGGATTATTTAACCGATGCTAATATGATTACATTTGTAACAACATCTGAGCTAACAAAGAATCACCCTATTAGTATTAGCTTACAAAATACTATTTTACCCACTTAGAATACAATTCATCAAGGTTAAATCTTTGTCCATTTTCTTCTGATATTTGAACATCAGCATTATCAATGTTTACTACTTCTCTTCTTCCCCAGCTCCCAAGGATAGCAGCAGAATTATTATATTTAACACAGTCTGTGTGTACCCCTTTTCCATTTAAAAACTCCCATAACTTTTCCCGTTCTTCAGGAGTTACAGAATTTTGCTCCCCAATTTGCTGTACTACTAGTCCTCTATCAAGTCCTTGTACTTTTAAATATCCGAATGCAGCAAACCCAGGGATTTTGCATAGTGGGAAACCATCTAAAGCTTTTAGTTTCTTCTGCCCAATCAAGTTGTTAGCAACTACTTCTATAGTTGCAGCTTCTCTTCTAAAGTTACAATCAGTAAGATCAAATATTGGATTTTCATATGGCACCTTAAAAACAAGATGAGGAAATCTATTAATTACAAACACGTGAACTTGTCCTCCTGGTTTACCAAATGGTTTAATCAAGTATTTTTCCCCAGCTACTTTTAATTCTCTTATACCAAACCATGGTCGTTTACCTTCCTGCTCAATACTTTTTGCATACTCAACGGTACCACCTATAACATCTTCTTCAACCTTGCTGCTTGCATTTCTTCGGATTGGTACATCTTTCCTTTGGGAAGGAAACATACTTGAAGCTCCAACTAAAATCTTTTCAAATACAGCTATCATAAATTTTTACTAACTAGTGAAAACCCTTTGTTCTTCAATACTACAAAAGTTAAAGAGTTGAAGTCAATAAAAGAAAGCTAATCAAGATTTCAATGTAATTTTCACATCTTTTCAATTGCAAATATAAATAAATTATAAATATTTGGGTCTGACTCTTGTAGAAGTATGTCTCGAACGCTTGGTATCTTCACTGTAATAAGGTTTTGTTGGTGGAATATTTAGTGTGCCTGCAGGAGTAAGTTCAATGTTATATGCAGGTACAAAGGCAGTTTTTGTAACTGCCGCACCTTCAATCCTGTCAACCCTATAGGATATGTCTTCTTTTGTATTATGTTTTCTGGCATAAAGGACAATATTTCCATCTTTAGTTTTTCTCAGGGAATATGGTTCTATAACTCTGCTACTACCTTGGTATCTTAAATCTACACATAGCCTGTTGGCAGCAGCAAATCTTATTCTTTCAAGATATGTACCATCTTCCCAATGGCTAATTGTTACTGGTGGCTTCCATTTTTGATCCAATTGTTCTTTAGTTGCAAAGACAGGAAGCAATGTAATTTTTTCTTTGCCCTCAAGCCATTCGAAAAGTTCAGGAAGAACAGAAAGATAATGCTCCACATCTGGTAATTCTTGGATTTGATGTCCAAGCATATTTTTCCATTCGGTTTTTAATTCTGTTAATGCTGGAGAATTTTGAATATTTCCTAATGTGATAATTGGTAAATTTTTATATTCACATTTTTTTGAAAATACATTTCTTATTTCACTTTCTTTTAAATCTGAATGGCATCTCCAAAAAATATTAGCTATGTCATAAAGATCACGAGGGCGAGTTCTTTGCCCCATAGCACGTATCTTTTCTGCAAAAAGCTCTTGAAAAGTGTAACAAAGCACCTCTGAGTTTAAGGGTAAAGAATCACTATAAGTATGTGCTATAGAACGCTTAATAGGTTCTAATACAACTATCTCATCTTGAGTTATATCTAATTTTATTCTTACTGGTGTACTTCTGCCTGTTAAACTTTGAAAATAAATACTTCCTTCAATTGATTTTTGATTTGGTCTTTCTTCTAACTTTGTTTTTTCTATGGAGAATTGAATTCCTGATTCTTTTTGTAATTGTTCTAATATAGTATTAATCTGCTTTTGTATTTCTTTTTGTTCAGCTACTCCATTTGGTAAAACCGTGAAATCTAAATCTTCCGAGAATCTCCATGTTTCCATGTAGCATTTTTTCAGACAGGTACCACCCTTAAAAACCCAGGTAGTTCCGATTATTGTGTTTCTTGCTATTCCTGACAATAGCCAGCCAAGAACATAATCTTTTTCTATAGTTTCTATTGGCAGTCCCCATTCAGAAGACAAGCTCCTTATTTCATTCAGGTTAATCATTTTTAGTTAATTGAAGCATTAATAATCAAACCCCATTTTTTATCCTCAACCCCTTCTTTTGGTAAATCAGGATCAAGGTATACTTTTCCTCGATTAATATTTTTGAGACATCGTTTAGATAAACCAGATACATTGATTTTGAGTTTTTCTATCAGGAAACCAAGTCTTTTGTAGATTACTTTATTGCCCATTAATTCTAAATATTTTTTTAAAGATTTTTCGTTCTTGTGTTTACTATGAAAATATTCACTTAGTATTTGAGAAACGTGTCTTATGCCACCACCAAGTGAAGGAGTATCTAACAAATCTATTATTGTTTTTGAAGGATCAGATATATTAATTTTATGTTCCCTTATCCAAATTGAATCTATACCAAACATTCTTTCCTCTTTTATTGTTCTAACAATGTATTGTGTTTCTTCAATAGTTGGTCTCCTATGTCGCACTTGTTTAGTTGTATAAACTACTATTGCTCTAAAATGTTGTTCAGTTAATTCATAATATTGAGCCGCATTCCATCCGCCAATATAGCAAG encodes the following:
- the leuB gene encoding 3-isopropylmalate dehydrogenase, whose amino-acid sequence is MTKTITLLSGDGIGPEVSIEAEKLLKVIEEKFNYKFNIKKKDFGGIAIDNSGVPLSEDTLNTCKKSDVVLLAAIGGPKYDNLPREKRPESGLLGLRAGLSAFANLRPVMIFDPLLDTSTLKKEVLTGTDLIVVRELTGGLYFGKPKGIEVRNNERTGFNTMIYSESEIKRIAKVAFEIARKRKKKVTSIDKANVLDVSQLWRDVVIEVSKNYKDITLEHLYIDNAAMQIIKNPKQFDVILAENLFGDILSDEAAMLTGSIGMLPSASMGDGTYASIYEPVHGSAPDIAGKDLANPLAMMLSVAMMFKYSFNDEQVYSAINESVKNTLKKGYRTKDIFQNGCKLVGTKEMGDLICNGL
- a CDS encoding nucleotidyl transferase AbiEii/AbiGii toxin family protein, with translation MINLNEIRSLSSEWGLPIETIEKDYVLGWLLSGIARNTIIGTTWVFKGGTCLKKCYMETWRFSEDLDFTVLPNGVAEQKEIQKQINTILEQLQKESGIQFSIEKTKLEERPNQKSIEGSIYFQSLTGRSTPVRIKLDITQDEIVVLEPIKRSIAHTYSDSLPLNSEVLCYTFQELFAEKIRAMGQRTRPRDLYDIANIFWRCHSDLKESEIRNVFSKKCEYKNLPIITLGNIQNSPALTELKTEWKNMLGHQIQELPDVEHYLSVLPELFEWLEGKEKITLLPVFATKEQLDQKWKPPVTISHWEDGTYLERIRFAAANRLCVDLRYQGSSRVIEPYSLRKTKDGNIVLYARKHNTKEDISYRVDRIEGAAVTKTAFVPAYNIELTPAGTLNIPPTKPYYSEDTKRSRHTSTRVRPKYL